Part of the Caldisericum sp. genome is shown below.
AAAAAGATGAGAGTTTTGTAATCAATATCTTTTACGATCCTCACTCTTCTTTCTGAAAATAGAATTACAGGAATTGAAGAGAAAAATGCAATATACACAAGTGGAAAATCGTATGATGGGTTGATATATGCAACAACAACCTTTGCAAGAATTAAAAGGACAAGGATTATGCTTGAAATTAAGACGATTTTTGCAAGTTTTTTGTCCTCAATTTCTACCTGCTCGTGTATTAGTTCCTCGTTATGAAATTCCTCCTTAAAGAAAAACTTCAAAACAATGCATGCAAGAAAGAAATTTATAACCATTGGGATGAAATTGTATATAAAGAAAGTTGCAAATGGATTCCGAACATTCCCGAGGACTGCGATGATAAGGTTTTGCGGGTTGCCGATTGGTGTTAGAGTGCTACCAATCGTAACTGAAAAGGCAACTGTTAGCAATATAAGTTTTGCATTGATTTTGTGGTTTCTCGAAAGAATAAGAGCAAGTCCTGTCCCTACAATTGCAATAGTGTCGTTTGTAAAAATAGAAGATAAGACTCCAAAAAAGAACAACATCTGAAGGATGAGGATATCTACGCTTTTTGCTCTGTTAAATATCTTAAATGCAAGATATTCAAGAGAGCCACTCAGTTCAAGGGCGCTTCCCAGGATGAACATAAAGAACAAGAAGAATATTACTTCAAAATTAATTGCGTTTA
Proteins encoded:
- a CDS encoding anion transporter, translated to MLSVVIILISVRKIGKYEIAMWQAMTLGAILVLLSGQISIKEAINAINFEVIFFLFFMFILGSALELSGSLEYLAFKIFNRAKSVDILILQMLFFFGVLSSIFTNDTIAIVGTGLALILSRNHKINAKLILLTVAFSVTIGSTLTPIGNPQNLIIAVLGNVRNPFATFFIYNFIPMVINFFLACIVLKFFFKEEFHNEELIHEQVEIEDKKLAKIVLISSIILVLLILAKVVVAYINPSYDFPLVYIAFFSSIPVILFSERRVRIVKDIDYKTLIFFASMFILMRSVFLSGVIQNTLSKLHSDNLGPIPILFISVIISQFVSNVPASLILLPLIKQSTQTLMALASGTTIAGNLTILGAASNIIAIQKSEKVGHTISFIEFFKVGGILTILNLLTYSLFYFAIGK